In a single window of the Nicotiana tomentosiformis chromosome 10, ASM39032v3, whole genome shotgun sequence genome:
- the LOC104116691 gene encoding uncharacterized protein, which produces MAGDSELRDVICDEPFVPTKNLGDPVVAIPKTRKEFNDADRKDIEKNFRAKKILVCGIGPNEYNRISACQSAGEIWEALQTAHERTTQVKQSKIDMLTTEYELFRMKDDESIQDMHTRFTSIINELHSLGETISRNKLVRKILSVLPSTWESKVNAITEAKD; this is translated from the coding sequence ATGGCTGGAGATTCTGAGCTACGGGATGTCATATGTGACGAACCCTTTGTTCCCACCAAGAATCTTGGCGACCCGGTTGTAGCCATTCCCAAGACGAGGAAGGAATTCAATGACGCTGATCGAAAGGACATAGAAAAGAACTTTCgagcaaagaaaattcttgtttgTGGAATTGGTCCTAATGAATATAACAGGATATCGGCATGCCAATCAGCAGGAGAAATCTGGGAGGCTCTTCAGACAGCTCATGAAAGAACAACACAGGTTAAGCAATCCAAGATCGACATGCTCACAACTGAATACGAGCTCTTCAGGATGAAAGATGATGAATCCATCCAAGATATGCATACTCGCTTCACCTCCATAATTAATGAGCTTCACTCTCTTGGTGAAACTATTTCAAGAAACAAGCTTGTCAGGAAAATCCTTAGTGTACTGCCCAGTACTTGGGAAAGCAAAGTGAACGCCATTACAGAGGCGAAGGACTAG